The Tindallia magadiensis genome contains the following window.
ACTAAAGTATAGTGAGTACCAAGAAGAGTTGGAGGAGGAAAAATATGCCCCGATACAGCGAATCATTCAAAATATCCATCATGCAAAAGATGATGCCGCCTGAAAATCAAAAAGTTTCTACTATTGCTCAGGAAACCGGTATGTCAGAAGCCACTTTATATAAATGGAAAAAAGAAGCGAAAGCCAAAGGTATTGTCATCCCAGATGGTGAACCTAATGCAGAGCAGTGGAGTACCCAAGATAAATTTCAGGTGGTATTGGAAACAGCTAGTCTTAACGAAGCTGAACTGGCGGAATACTGCCGTAAAAAAGGACTATACGTTGAG
Protein-coding sequences here:
- a CDS encoding transposase, yielding MPRYSESFKISIMQKMMPPENQKVSTIAQETGMSEATLYKWKKEAKAKGIVIPDGEPNAEQWSTQDKFQVVLETASLNEAELAEYCRKKGLYVE